One Spirochaeta lutea genomic window, CCACCACAGTGTCGAGGGATACAGGACACTCATACTAGGGCCCCCAAGATAAACCGGGGAAGGAGAATGCCTGCCATGACCAAGATCATACCAACCAGCATGATAGGCCGGTGGAGGGGTTCCTTACGCACCTGAATCCGGACCCGGGCATCCGAGCGCTCAAGACTGTCAATGGACTGAAACGCAGCCTCCAGAGCCCCCGAACTGGCTGCCTCAAAATATCGACCTCCGGTACTGCCGGCAAGCTCAGCCAGTAGACCGGGGTCAAAACTATCCTGGGCAATACCCCGGAAAATCCTTCCCGTCTGAGGGTCGGTGAACTCCAAGGGCACCTCCCTGGTGCTTCCGATCCCCACGGTGTACAGCCGGATCCCCTGCTCCTGACTGATCCCGGCAGCTGCCTCGGGGGTGATTTCACCGCTGTTATTCTCACCATCCGTCAGGAGGATAATAACCTTATCCTGGGCGGAAGATGGGTTCAGATGGAGATTAGCCAGGGCAAGACCCATTCCGATAGCCGTTCCATCACCCATCTCCCGTATATGGGTATCCTCCAGGGCCTGGTGAAACACCTGATAATCCGTGGTAGGAGGCACCTTGAGTCCTGCCTGGGTGCCGAAAACGGCTAACCCCACGGGGTCGTTCTGCCGACGCCGTACAAAATCCCGAATGGTCTGTTTGGCCGTTTGCAGCCGGGTGATACCGGGCTGATCCTGGGCTGCCATGCTGGGACTCACATCAAGAACAAACATAATATCCACCCCGCGGCTGAGAAATACCCGTTCCCGCTGAACCCGGACCGGGCCGGCCATGGCGATGATGAGCAGTACCGTACCAATCCAAAACAGGATGGTCATAAACCCGGAAAAAAACCGCTGGATGGTCATGGGGTTTGAAAACCCTCCCCCCCTCCAATTGGTGAAGGCAAAGGTTACCGTACCGCCCCGGCCCTTCCAAAGATGGCGGATATAGATTAGGGGGATTATAACCAGGATGAGCCCCAACCACCCCGGTGAATCTAGGGAAATCATATACCCTCACCCTCCCGGTGCTGTTGCTGGTCCTCCCGGCGACGCCGGCGTTCAAGAGTTTCCATACGCATAATAATCTGTTCTGCCTGATCAAGATGACTCATTCTTCCGGTAATAGTACTGGGAAGGTTGGCGAATTTCACCATGTCTCCATGGAGAAACATCCTGGTCAGGGCCTTCCTATCATCGGTGTTATGAACCAAGGAGTCGAAAACCTGCTCAAGCTCCCGGGTGGTAAGGGAAAATGCACTGATGGCAAAGCGAGAACCCAGATAGGCTCTGATCTCATCCAGCAGGCGAATGTAGAATTCACGGCCGTGCATACTATCCGCACTGCTGCGAAGCCCCCGGATATGACGGATGGCACGCCGAAAAGGCCTGCCCTCCCTATACACGGCGATAATCCGCTTCAATCCGAGGCGGCCCCACCGGAAAATGGTTAACCAGATTAGGGGGATTAATAGCACTGCCCCGGCTGCCATCACCAGGAAGGCCTGGGTACCGGGCAAAAGAACCTGATCCCTCGGCCCCTCGAGCTCCGCCCCCTCGGATTCCAGGCTGGAACTTACCGAGATACTCAACTCTTCCAGCACCAGGGGACCAAGGTTCAGCGCCGGCAAAGTCAGGGTACCGGTTTGATAGGCCACAAACCGTATCCGCAGCTCCCGGGCGTTACCCTGGTCGAGAAGCCTCATACTGAGAATCTCCCCCCAGGTGGCTCGGGGCAGCTCCTGGGGAACGGCGACCTCCTGAATCTGGGGCGACCGGATGGTGACCCGCAGTTCTACCTCATCTCCTACATAGTAGATGGGGGGAAGAAACAGCATATTGGAAAGGTTGTAATCCTGGGCCGTCAGGCCAGGGGCTGCACCCAAAAGAGCTGCAAGCAGGAATCCCCAAACAAGAAGCCGGGCTGCGGGGCTTCTCCTGCTCCGGGCCATCTCTCCGGTCATGCCCGCCCCCTGCGCCGCTGGAAGAATTGAAAGAGCTTAATAACCGGATCATCCCCGGCGGAAACCTCCAGGGGGCTAACGCCCTGACGGCGGCATTCCCTGAACCAGGCTTGGCGTTGATTTTGCCAATGCTCATGGTATGCCCGGCGGAAATGATGGTTTTTCCCCGAGGCGGTGATGGTCTTACCGGTTTCAGCATCCTGGAGGGTCACCAGACCGACCCGGGGGAACTCCTGTTCATCCGGACTGGCCAGGCGTATGGCGATAACATCGTGTCTGCGGGCGAGCAGACTCAGATCCTTCTGGTATCCGCTGGTTTTAAAGTCGGAAATGACGATGCAGATGCCCCGGCGTTTCAGGGCCTCGCTGGTGGTCCGCAAGGCCTGGGAGAGGTTCGAGCCCCTGCCCCGGGGCGTAAAGTCGATCATATCCTGGATGAGCCGGAAGGCATGGCGTTTCCCCTTCATGGGAGGAACCCAATGCTCTATCCGGTCGGAGAAGAACACACCGCCGACCTGGTCGTTGTTGTTCACCGCCGCAAAGGTGAAGATGGCAAAGAGGACCTCCATGATCTCTCGGAGGTTATGTGCCCCGGAAGCCTTGAGGACGCTGGGCGATACATCGGCAATTAAAAAAAGGACGAGTTCCCGCTCCTCCCGGAAGGTTTTTGTATACACCCCGTTCATCCGGCTGCTCACATTCCAATCTATCAATCGGGGATCATCCCCCTCGGAATACTCCCTCACCTCCGAGAATTCGATGCCCGGCCCCTTGAATACCGAGCGGTAATTCCCCGAGAGCAGGGTTTCCACCAACCGGTTGGAGACAAGTTCGAGATGTTTTATCCGGGCAAGGAGACGGGCAGCGTTCATTTACGGAACGGGAACGGCAGACAACAGGGCTTGAATAACATCATCGGATGTTAACTCATCGGACTCAGCCTCGTAGGACAGATTAATCCGGTGGCGCAAAACCGCCGGGGCCACGTACTTTACATCCTCGGGCACCACATAGGCACGCCCTTCCAGGAGGGCCTTCACCTTGCTGCACCTGAACAGGGCCAGGGTGGCCCGGGGGCTAGCCCCGTATTCGATATACCGGGAATACGCATTGATGGTCTGGCGGCTCTCCCGGCTGGCCGCCACAATAGCCACGATGTATTGCTCAATCCGCTCATCCACCGTCACCATGGCAGCAGTCTCCCGCAGCCGCCGGATATCAGCCTTGAGCAGCTGCCGGTTGAGGGTTACCTCCTGGGGATCCCCGACCCTGCGGAGAATCTCCAATTCTTCCTCCTGGGTTGGATACCGCACCCCGAGTTTCAGGATGAAGCGGTCAAGCTGGGCCTCGGGTAAGGGATAGGTACCCTCCTGCTCGATGGGGTTTTGGGTTGCCAGGACAAAGAAGGGTTCAGCCAGGGGGTAGGTATTGTCCCCGATGGTAACCTGGTGCTCTTCCATAGCCTCTAGCAGTGCCGACTGAACCTTCGCGGGAGCCCGGTTGATCTCATCAGCCAGGATGATATTGGAGAATACCGGTCCCTTTCGGGGAATAAACTCCCCGGTCTGGGGACGGTAGATCATGGTGCCCGTCAGATCTGCGGGCAGCAGATCCGGAGTAAATTGAATGCGTTTAAAACTTGCATCAATGACCTCTGCCATAGACCTGATAGCCAGGGTCTTCGCCAGACCCGGAACACCCTCCAGCAGCACATGCCCACCTGCCAGCAGGCCCATAAACATACCCTCAATCATCTTGGACTGGCCGATAATAACCCTGCCCATCTCATCCAGGGACCGGCGCACCTGATCCCTGGCCCTCTGCACCTGGGCCTCTACCTCTGCGCGGGTAACTTCCTTTGTTTCCATTTCCTGTCCTTTTTAACTGCGGTAATCAGCGTTCTCGTGTACGTACTCGTTACTCAGGTCCGATCCCAGCACCAGGGCCTTCGCATCTCCCTGGTGAAAATCCAGGGTGATTTCAACGGAACGATCATGCTCCGGATAGCCCTTCAGGCGCGGATTCATGGCCGCATCGGTATAGTAGTCCGCCAGGAGGGCTTCTTTTTTCTTGTCCAAGGTAAAGGAACCCCGGTCGAACACCGTCTGCCCCCCGATGGTAATAGTCAATTTACCGGCATCCACGGGCAAATCGTTGTTTCCCAGGTAATCCCCTGCGGCTCCAAGAATCCGGCCCACATTGGGATCGTTTCCGTAGATGGCTGTTTTCACCAAGGGGGAATTAATCACAGCCTTACCGATTCCCCTGGCTTCATCGAAACTCTTCCGGCCAAGCACCGTCAGCTTTATAACATGGCTGGTCCCCTCACCGTTACGCACAATATCCTCCGCCAGGGAAGAACAAAGCTCGCCCAGGGCCTTTTCCAGCTCATTTCTGCCGACCCGCCCCTTACAACCCGATCCCAGGAGCAGGCACATATCACTGGTACTTTGATCCCCGTCAACGGAAATACAATTAAACGTACGGTCGACTACCTGCTGGAGGACCTGCTGGCCTTCCTGGCGGTCAAACGCCACATCGGTTAGAAGGAAGATGAGCATGGTGCCCATATTCGGCTCAATCATGCCGGCACCCTTCGCCAATCCCACCAGGCTGCCATCACCCAGGGGAACCCGGCGTAGCTTCGGATAGCGATCGGTGGTCATCATTGCCTGGGCGACCGGGAGAAGCTGCTCCCCCTGCAGGCTGGCGGTAAGCTGGGGTAAGGCCTCTTCCATATCGGGGACCGGCAGAGACCATCCGATTATCCCCGTGGAAACGGGAAACACCGAGTGCTCCGGAAGCCCCGCCGCCGTGCACAGCCGATTACTGAGGTGCCGGGCATCCTCCACACCGGTCTTGGTACTGACATTGGCTATCTTATTATTAACCAACAAACCCGAGACCGGGCCGGCATCGGCGATACGCTGTCTCCCGATGA contains:
- a CDS encoding bifunctional ornithine acetyltransferase/N-acetylglutamate synthase; the protein is MSTNYHEQDYLEALKTRGVMPEGFKAGTASLSFIPSERPTQEPYRMNMGCVLLDQPTHSVAGVFTRNAFPGAPVIIGRQRIADAGPVSGLLVNNKIANVSTKTGVEDARHLSNRLCTAAGLPEHSVFPVSTGIIGWSLPVPDMEEALPQLTASLQGEQLLPVAQAMMTTDRYPKLRRVPLGDGSLVGLAKGAGMIEPNMGTMLIFLLTDVAFDRQEGQQVLQQVVDRTFNCISVDGDQSTSDMCLLLGSGCKGRVGRNELEKALGELCSSLAEDIVRNGEGTSHVIKLTVLGRKSFDEARGIGKAVINSPLVKTAIYGNDPNVGRILGAAGDYLGNNDLPVDAGKLTITIGGQTVFDRGSFTLDKKKEALLADYYTDAAMNPRLKGYPEHDRSVEITLDFHQGDAKALVLGSDLSNEYVHENADYRS
- a CDS encoding DUF58 domain-containing protein; the protein is MNAARLLARIKHLELVSNRLVETLLSGNYRSVFKGPGIEFSEVREYSEGDDPRLIDWNVSSRMNGVYTKTFREERELVLFLIADVSPSVLKASGAHNLREIMEVLFAIFTFAAVNNNDQVGGVFFSDRIEHWVPPMKGKRHAFRLIQDMIDFTPRGRGSNLSQALRTTSEALKRRGICIVISDFKTSGYQKDLSLLARRHDVIAIRLASPDEQEFPRVGLVTLQDAETGKTITASGKNHHFRRAYHEHWQNQRQAWFRECRRQGVSPLEVSAGDDPVIKLFQFFQRRRGRA
- a CDS encoding AAA family ATPase, translated to METKEVTRAEVEAQVQRARDQVRRSLDEMGRVIIGQSKMIEGMFMGLLAGGHVLLEGVPGLAKTLAIRSMAEVIDASFKRIQFTPDLLPADLTGTMIYRPQTGEFIPRKGPVFSNIILADEINRAPAKVQSALLEAMEEHQVTIGDNTYPLAEPFFVLATQNPIEQEGTYPLPEAQLDRFILKLGVRYPTQEEELEILRRVGDPQEVTLNRQLLKADIRRLRETAAMVTVDERIEQYIVAIVAASRESRQTINAYSRYIEYGASPRATLALFRCSKVKALLEGRAYVVPEDVKYVAPAVLRHRINLSYEAESDELTSDDVIQALLSAVPVP
- a CDS encoding VWA domain-containing protein — protein: MISLDSPGWLGLILVIIPLIYIRHLWKGRGGTVTFAFTNWRGGGFSNPMTIQRFFSGFMTILFWIGTVLLIIAMAGPVRVQRERVFLSRGVDIMFVLDVSPSMAAQDQPGITRLQTAKQTIRDFVRRRQNDPVGLAVFGTQAGLKVPPTTDYQVFHQALEDTHIREMGDGTAIGMGLALANLHLNPSSAQDKVIILLTDGENNSGEITPEAAAGISQEQGIRLYTVGIGSTREVPLEFTDPQTGRIFRGIAQDSFDPGLLAELAGSTGGRYFEAASSGALEAAFQSIDSLERSDARVRIQVRKEPLHRPIMLVGMILVMAGILLPRFILGALV